In the genome of Nocardia terpenica, one region contains:
- a CDS encoding serine hydrolase produces MRQIFEQAGVQGWLHARCLDCGAEIGDGADEPVVLSSVVKVLLVLELGRQIAAGQVDPTDRVRATAAYRLGGPGTSGCRDDVEYSLRDAAYLALSLSDNTAADLLFERVGLDNVRSLARELGLTRTRIAGALRDLLLSMAEDIGAPDATEFARRYPSLAPADVFALRALDPRRTTASTPREMTRLLDLIARDAAGPPATCAWLRELMSLQLNQHRLAAAFPSNALVWGKTGTLPGLRNEIGVVEFPDGARYAVAVFTKARVLDHRLPQADRAIGTAARTAIEAIDHRRPK; encoded by the coding sequence ATGAGACAGATCTTCGAGCAAGCGGGCGTGCAAGGCTGGCTGCATGCCCGCTGCCTCGATTGCGGGGCCGAAATCGGTGACGGCGCGGACGAACCCGTGGTGCTGTCGTCGGTGGTGAAGGTGCTGCTGGTGCTGGAGCTGGGACGGCAGATCGCGGCGGGGCAGGTCGATCCCACGGATCGGGTGCGGGCGACGGCCGCCTACCGCCTCGGCGGGCCGGGGACCTCGGGATGCCGCGACGATGTGGAATACAGCCTGCGCGACGCCGCGTATCTCGCGCTGTCGCTGAGCGACAACACCGCCGCGGACCTGCTGTTCGAGCGGGTCGGACTGGACAATGTGCGTTCCCTGGCAAGGGAATTGGGCCTCACCCGCACCCGGATCGCCGGGGCCCTCCGCGATCTGCTGCTCTCGATGGCCGAGGACATCGGCGCACCGGACGCCACCGAATTCGCCCGCCGCTACCCGTCATTGGCGCCCGCCGACGTCTTCGCCCTACGCGCCCTGGATCCCCGGCGCACCACCGCGAGCACCCCGCGCGAAATGACCCGACTCCTGGACCTCATCGCCCGCGACGCGGCCGGACCGCCCGCCACCTGCGCCTGGCTGCGCGAGCTGATGAGCCTCCAACTCAACCAGCACCGCCTCGCCGCCGCCTTCCCCTCGAACGCACTGGTATGGGGCAAAACCGGCACCCTCCCCGGCCTCCGCAACGAGATCGGGGTCGTCGAATTCCCTGATGGTGCGCGATACGCCGTTGCCGTATTCACCAAGGCGCGTGTGTTGGATCACCGTCTGCCGCAAGCGGATCGGGCCATCGGCACGGCCGCTCGCACAGCGATCGAGGCCATCGATCACCGGCGCCCCAAGTAA
- a CDS encoding LysR family transcriptional regulator: MDPLRKLRYFVVVAEELHFGRAAQRLNMAQPPLSQRIRELERDLGARLFDRGRTVELTEAGQILLAEARDLLARWDRAKTLVGKAHRGETDALRVGVPPELAGRVLAAILTAFERQHPQVRLDLQELTTAEQLRLLADRQLDAGLLQHPVDIIGLELGPAVDTPLGIVLHRDSPLAAKSALALADLAGHGLVLFPRATAPNLYDATLRTCWEHGFRPTRVVHARNPEFVLGLVLSGHGVAFDQGMVTQKEPRVVWRPLTGNPLHRRMSLAWPTTAPHPVAHRFGTLIVEVLRADGVSTLAPAQDEARPWNVLIGRR; the protein is encoded by the coding sequence GTGGACCCCCTGCGTAAGCTCCGGTACTTCGTCGTCGTGGCCGAGGAATTGCATTTCGGGCGCGCCGCCCAGCGGCTGAACATGGCCCAGCCGCCGCTGAGCCAGCGCATCCGCGAACTCGAGAGGGATCTCGGCGCGCGGCTGTTCGATCGCGGCCGCACCGTCGAGCTCACCGAGGCCGGTCAGATCCTGCTCGCCGAGGCACGCGACCTGCTGGCCCGCTGGGATCGGGCGAAAACCCTTGTCGGCAAGGCACATCGGGGCGAGACCGACGCCCTGCGCGTGGGTGTGCCGCCGGAACTGGCCGGGCGGGTGCTCGCGGCCATCCTGACCGCCTTCGAGCGGCAGCACCCGCAGGTGCGGCTGGACCTACAGGAGTTGACCACGGCCGAACAGCTGCGCCTGCTCGCCGACCGCCAGCTCGACGCCGGACTGCTCCAGCATCCGGTGGACATCATCGGTTTGGAGCTCGGCCCGGCCGTGGACACCCCGCTCGGCATTGTGCTGCACCGGGATTCGCCGCTGGCCGCGAAATCCGCTCTCGCCCTGGCCGATCTGGCGGGCCACGGCCTGGTGCTGTTCCCCCGGGCCACCGCGCCGAACCTGTACGACGCGACGCTGCGCACCTGCTGGGAACACGGCTTCCGGCCCACCCGCGTGGTCCACGCCCGCAATCCGGAATTCGTGCTGGGCCTGGTCCTTTCGGGCCACGGCGTGGCCTTCGACCAGGGCATGGTGACCCAGAAGGAACCCCGCGTCGTCTGGCGCCCCCTGACCGGCAACCCCCTGCACCGCCGCATGTCCCTGGCCTGGCCCACCACCGCTCCGCACCCCGTCGCCCACCGCTTCGGCACGCTGATCGTGGAAGTGCTTCGCGCCGACGGTGTTTCGACGCTTGCCCCGGCTCAGGACGAGGCGCGCCCGTGGAATGTACTCATCGGCCGCCGGTGA
- a CDS encoding MBL fold metallo-hydrolase — protein sequence MTQLNRRGLLGAGTAVAAVLAAGCTSEDRKSAAAAGSSGVAVQWWGNNGWQIRVGGKSVLIDPWLTRFRTGTYTKAGADPRTPLSVDTALIDSHLDSGRLRADHILVTHGHYDHLTDVPYIAQRTGATVFGTETHLNLLSALGAPEDQLALVTGGEDFAFDGYSVRVLRSLHSAIGPRAQIPFPGTRPGYGGPKIPRPQVIGDLVEGGTLSYQVTGGAVSVLNLGGSNYIESELTGLRPDMLLLPVGGARVREYVPRLLRTLGNPRYVLPTHWDDFDYPLGEPARDTGGLDTLHKAVTAASPGSKFVVLGHLETCTP from the coding sequence ATGACTCAGTTGAACAGGAGAGGGTTGCTGGGCGCGGGCACCGCGGTCGCGGCCGTGCTGGCGGCGGGGTGCACGAGCGAGGACCGCAAGTCCGCGGCGGCGGCCGGATCATCCGGTGTGGCGGTGCAGTGGTGGGGCAACAACGGCTGGCAGATCCGGGTCGGCGGGAAATCGGTGCTGATCGATCCGTGGCTCACCCGCTTCCGCACCGGCACCTACACCAAGGCGGGCGCCGATCCGCGGACGCCGCTGTCGGTCGACACCGCGCTGATCGATTCCCACCTGGATTCCGGTCGGCTGCGCGCGGACCACATCCTGGTCACCCACGGGCACTACGACCACCTCACCGACGTCCCGTACATCGCGCAGCGCACCGGGGCGACGGTGTTCGGCACCGAGACCCACCTGAACCTGCTGTCCGCGCTGGGCGCGCCCGAGGATCAGCTGGCGCTGGTGACCGGCGGCGAGGATTTCGCCTTCGACGGGTATTCGGTGCGCGTGCTGCGGTCGCTGCATTCGGCGATCGGCCCGCGCGCCCAGATCCCGTTCCCGGGAACGCGTCCCGGCTACGGCGGGCCGAAAATCCCTCGGCCGCAGGTGATCGGCGATCTGGTGGAGGGCGGCACGCTGTCCTATCAGGTCACCGGCGGCGCGGTGAGCGTGCTGAATCTGGGCGGCTCCAACTACATCGAATCGGAGCTGACCGGGCTGCGGCCGGACATGCTGCTGCTGCCGGTCGGCGGGGCGAGGGTACGCGAGTACGTGCCGCGCCTGCTGCGCACCCTCGGCAATCCCCGGTACGTGCTGCCCACCCACTGGGACGATTTCGACTACCCGCTGGGCGAACCGGCCCGCGATACCGGCGGGCTCGATACGCTGCACAAAGCGGTGACCGCGGCCAGTCCGGGCAGCAAGTTCGTGGTACTCGGCCACCTGGAGACCTGCACACCCTGA
- a CDS encoding VOC family protein: MTNRWVGVTIDCVDVKRVAGFWSALLDRPEGPSNPGWVYLGHPGDPQPRLVFQPVTEPKHGKVRLHLDVAVDDIDRGIAQVIALGGRCTGERHDYDEGVVVVMADPEEHEFCLVQYY; this comes from the coding sequence ATGACCAACCGCTGGGTCGGAGTGACCATCGACTGCGTCGACGTGAAACGGGTGGCGGGCTTCTGGAGTGCGCTACTGGACCGCCCGGAGGGGCCGTCCAACCCTGGCTGGGTCTACCTCGGCCATCCCGGCGATCCGCAGCCTCGCCTGGTCTTCCAACCCGTGACCGAGCCCAAGCACGGCAAGGTTCGCCTACACCTCGACGTTGCAGTCGACGACATCGACCGGGGCATCGCTCAGGTCATCGCTCTCGGCGGCAGGTGCACCGGCGAACGACACGACTACGACGAGGGTGTAGTCGTCGTGATGGCCGATCCCGAGGAGCATGAGTTCTGCCTGGTCCAGTACTACTGA
- a CDS encoding ABC transporter permease, with the protein MTLLSVPRTPVRALGGFSLEFLRLEVRRMLRNRRTGIFALIMPAILFVAFAAQSSYRTTPYGSGNLTSFFMVSIALYGAMLSTAAGGAAVSVERAAGWSRQLRLTPLRPIAYIATKVIVALLLGLVSVAVVFVLGVVFGAKLSLLAWVSCFLIVWLGSLVFAAFGLFVGYLLPAENAMQLVSLAMVLMSFGGGLFVKLSGWAATASKVIPTSGVATLARAPFGDIDAGSIAVAVVNVLVWGAVFAGGAAVMFRRDTAR; encoded by the coding sequence ATGACCCTGCTCTCTGTCCCCCGCACACCCGTGCGCGCCCTCGGTGGATTCAGCCTCGAATTCCTGAGACTGGAGGTGCGGCGCATGCTGCGCAACCGGCGCACCGGCATCTTCGCCCTGATCATGCCCGCAATACTGTTCGTCGCCTTCGCGGCCCAATCCTCGTACCGCACAACGCCGTACGGTTCGGGCAACCTCACGTCCTTCTTCATGGTCTCGATCGCGCTGTACGGGGCGATGCTGTCCACCGCCGCCGGTGGCGCCGCGGTGTCGGTCGAGCGCGCGGCGGGCTGGAGTCGCCAATTGCGGCTGACCCCGCTGCGGCCCATCGCCTACATCGCCACCAAGGTGATCGTCGCCCTGCTGCTCGGATTGGTTTCCGTCGCAGTGGTTTTCGTGCTCGGCGTGGTATTCGGTGCGAAGCTGAGCCTGCTCGCGTGGGTGAGCTGCTTTCTGATCGTGTGGTTGGGTTCGCTGGTCTTCGCCGCATTCGGGCTGTTCGTCGGCTACCTGCTGCCCGCGGAGAACGCCATGCAGCTGGTCAGCCTGGCCATGGTGCTCATGTCGTTCGGCGGCGGGCTGTTCGTCAAGCTGAGCGGGTGGGCCGCGACGGCCTCGAAGGTGATACCGACCAGCGGGGTCGCCACGCTGGCCCGGGCGCCGTTCGGGGATATCGACGCCGGGTCGATCGCGGTGGCGGTGGTCAATGTGCTGGTGTGGGGTGCGGTGTTCGCCGGGGGTGCGGCGGTGATGTTCCGGCGCGATACCGCGCGGTGA
- a CDS encoding response regulator transcription factor has translation MVIRLLLADDQALVRGALAALLGLESDLEVVAEVGRGDEVLTAVERTSPDVALLDVEMPGLDGISVAEQLHAAHPGLRILMVTTFGRPGYLRRAIDAGADGFVVKDTPARELADAVRRVHMGLRVVDPALAAETLTAGTSPLTAREREVLAAAADGATAAAIAARLHLSEGTVRNHLSSAIGKTGTRTRAEAVRTAERLGWL, from the coding sequence ATCGTGATCCGCCTGCTGCTGGCCGACGATCAGGCGCTGGTGCGCGGCGCGCTGGCGGCCCTGCTGGGCCTGGAGTCGGATCTCGAGGTGGTGGCCGAGGTCGGGCGCGGCGACGAGGTGCTGACCGCGGTCGAGCGCACCTCGCCCGACGTGGCGCTGCTGGACGTGGAAATGCCCGGCCTGGACGGGATCTCGGTCGCCGAACAGCTGCATGCCGCGCACCCGGGCCTGCGCATCCTGATGGTGACCACCTTCGGCCGCCCCGGCTACCTGCGCCGCGCCATCGACGCCGGGGCCGACGGCTTCGTCGTGAAGGACACGCCCGCAAGGGAATTGGCCGACGCAGTGCGCCGGGTACACATGGGCCTGCGAGTGGTGGACCCGGCCCTGGCCGCCGAAACCCTCACCGCCGGAACCTCACCGCTCACCGCCCGCGAACGCGAGGTACTCGCCGCGGCCGCCGACGGCGCGACCGCCGCCGCCATCGCCGCCCGCCTCCACCTGTCCGAGGGGACGGTCCGCAACCATCTGTCCTCTGCGATCGGAAAGACGGGAACTCGGACGCGCGCCGAGGCCGTGCGGACCGCGGAACGCCTCGGGTGGTTGTGA
- a CDS encoding MerR family transcriptional regulator, with protein sequence MEPVEHTVGVVAQSTGISVRALHYYDEIGLLQPGGRSATGYRLYSDSDLERLQRILFYRELDFGLEDIASMLNDSRLSDEDHLRRQHELLSDRIFRHQAMVALIDKELSARKAGITLTPAERLEVFGGDRLVDAADEAERRWGGLPEFAQRRDRTTRYTKQDWLDLRAEQREIHQSLADAMRAGTAAEDPAVMDLAERHRRHLERWFHDCDFDTHRRLAEEYRANRRLGLNYDDMAAGLSQYIHDAILANCRRSNCVSEVPGG encoded by the coding sequence ATGGAACCTGTAGAACACACTGTTGGCGTGGTCGCGCAGTCGACCGGCATATCGGTTAGGGCCTTGCATTACTACGACGAGATCGGTCTGCTCCAACCCGGCGGGCGCAGCGCGACCGGATACCGTCTCTACAGCGACAGCGACCTCGAGAGACTGCAGCGGATTCTGTTCTACCGTGAGCTCGATTTCGGCCTCGAAGACATCGCGTCCATGCTCAACGATTCCCGCCTCTCCGACGAGGATCACCTGCGGCGCCAACACGAACTGTTGAGCGACAGGATCTTCCGGCATCAAGCCATGGTCGCGCTGATCGACAAGGAGTTGAGCGCCCGTAAGGCGGGCATCACCCTCACCCCCGCGGAACGACTCGAGGTGTTCGGCGGCGACCGTCTCGTCGACGCTGCCGACGAAGCCGAACGACGCTGGGGCGGACTGCCGGAGTTCGCTCAGCGCCGGGACCGGACCACCCGATACACCAAGCAGGACTGGCTCGACCTGCGCGCCGAGCAACGCGAGATTCACCAATCCCTCGCCGACGCGATGCGGGCAGGCACCGCGGCCGAGGATCCGGCCGTCATGGATCTCGCCGAACGACACCGCCGTCACCTCGAACGCTGGTTCCACGACTGCGATTTCGACACGCATCGGCGATTGGCCGAGGAGTACCGCGCCAATCGCCGACTCGGCCTCAACTACGACGACATGGCTGCAGGGTTATCGCAGTACATACACGACGCGATCCTGGCGAACTGCCGACGCAGCAACTGCGTTTCCGAAGTGCCCGGAGGGTAA
- a CDS encoding Fur family transcriptional regulator, with protein sequence MPDNTGTTEKTVGVRSTRQRSAIAALLGDIEEFRSAQELHDELRRRGEGIGLTTVYRTLQSLAEAGKVDVLRTDTGESVYRQCSKGHHHHLVCRHCGRTVEVEGPTVEAWAESVASDHGFTDISHTMEVFGTCQSCAGARDGRVC encoded by the coding sequence GTGCCGGACAACACGGGCACTACCGAGAAGACCGTCGGGGTCCGCAGTACTCGCCAGCGCAGCGCCATCGCGGCGCTGCTCGGTGACATCGAGGAGTTCCGCTCCGCCCAGGAGTTGCACGACGAGCTGCGCCGCCGCGGTGAGGGCATCGGCCTGACCACCGTCTACCGGACGCTGCAGTCGCTGGCCGAGGCGGGCAAGGTGGACGTGCTACGCACCGACACCGGCGAGTCGGTTTACCGCCAGTGCTCGAAGGGCCATCACCATCACCTGGTGTGCCGCCACTGCGGCCGCACGGTGGAGGTGGAGGGCCCGACCGTGGAGGCGTGGGCCGAATCCGTGGCCTCCGACCACGGTTTCACCGACATCAGCCACACCATGGAGGTCTTCGGCACCTGCCAGAGTTGCGCCGGCGCCCGCGACGGCCGTGTCTGCTGA
- a CDS encoding ABC transporter ATP-binding protein: protein MTSAMTSGPAGRVGAAAAIEIRGLTKSFRTSGGTVRAVDGLDLVVAPGEVVAFLGPNGAGKSTTIDMLLGLLRPDSGTVRVFGGTADEAIARGRLAAVLQSGGLLPDITVLETVRMVASLHANPRPAQEVLIRAGIDGIADRMVGKCSGGQQQRLRFALALLPNPDLLVLDEPTTGMDVEGRRDFWNAIRRDAGEGRTVVFATHYLDEADAYADRVVLVRNGAVVADGSAAAIKNLAAGRTVSATLPGADRPQLLAIPGVDSVEQRGDRILVHAKDSDAVARYLLTATPAIDLEIAGHNLEDAFLALTGDR, encoded by the coding sequence ATGACATCAGCCATGACCTCCGGCCCGGCGGGGCGGGTCGGCGCCGCGGCGGCCATCGAGATCCGCGGGCTCACCAAGTCGTTTCGTACCTCCGGCGGGACGGTCCGCGCCGTCGACGGGCTCGACCTGGTGGTCGCGCCGGGCGAGGTCGTCGCCTTCCTCGGACCCAACGGCGCCGGTAAGTCCACCACCATCGATATGCTGCTCGGCCTGCTGCGCCCCGATTCGGGCACGGTGCGGGTGTTCGGCGGCACCGCGGACGAGGCGATCGCCCGGGGGCGGCTGGCGGCGGTGCTGCAATCGGGCGGGCTGCTGCCCGACATCACGGTCCTCGAGACCGTGCGGATGGTGGCCAGCCTGCACGCGAATCCCCGTCCCGCGCAGGAGGTTCTGATCCGCGCGGGCATCGACGGCATCGCCGACCGGATGGTGGGCAAATGCTCCGGCGGCCAGCAGCAGCGGCTGCGCTTCGCGCTCGCTCTGCTGCCGAATCCGGACCTGCTGGTGCTCGACGAGCCGACCACCGGCATGGATGTGGAGGGGCGGCGCGATTTCTGGAACGCCATCCGCCGCGACGCGGGGGAGGGGCGCACCGTCGTATTCGCCACCCACTACCTCGACGAGGCCGACGCCTACGCCGACCGCGTCGTGCTGGTGCGCAACGGCGCGGTGGTCGCCGACGGCAGCGCCGCCGCCATCAAGAACCTCGCCGCCGGGCGCACCGTGAGCGCCACCCTGCCCGGGGCCGACCGGCCCCAGCTGCTCGCCATTCCCGGCGTCGACAGCGTGGAGCAGCGCGGCGATCGAATCCTGGTGCACGCCAAGGACTCCGACGCCGTCGCCCGCTACCTGCTGACCGCCACCCCGGCCATCGATCTCGAGATCGCCGGGCACAACCTCGAGGACGCCTTCCTCGCCCTCACCGGAGACCGCTGA
- a CDS encoding NADP-dependent oxidoreductase, with protein MAQAVEFDRYGDVDVLNVVEVPEPAPGPGQVAVRVVAAGINPGETKIREGLLHDRWPATFPSGQGSDFAGRVTALGDGVGGVAVGDEVLGFTEQRASHATHVVVPAEQVTAKPAALSWDVAGSVYVAGTTAFAAARSVSPAAGDTVVVSGAAGGVGSLVVQLLRAKDVTVIGIAGPGNHAWLRSKGVIPVEYGDGLADRLRAAAPDGIDAFIDTYGDGYVALAIELGVQPERIDTIIDFAAVEKYGVKSEGNAFANTIDVVAELAGLAATGALEIPIAATYPLDRVRDAYRELERGHTHGKIVLHP; from the coding sequence ATGGCGCAGGCGGTCGAGTTCGATCGATACGGTGATGTCGATGTCCTGAACGTCGTCGAGGTGCCCGAGCCCGCGCCCGGACCGGGGCAGGTGGCGGTGCGGGTGGTCGCGGCCGGTATCAATCCGGGCGAGACCAAGATTCGCGAGGGACTGCTGCACGACCGCTGGCCCGCGACCTTCCCGTCCGGTCAGGGCAGCGATTTCGCGGGGCGGGTCACCGCTCTCGGCGATGGGGTCGGCGGCGTCGCGGTGGGCGACGAGGTCCTCGGATTCACCGAGCAGCGGGCCAGCCACGCGACCCACGTCGTGGTCCCGGCCGAACAGGTGACGGCCAAACCTGCCGCGCTGTCCTGGGATGTGGCGGGATCGGTGTATGTCGCGGGCACAACGGCTTTCGCGGCCGCGCGCTCGGTGAGCCCCGCGGCGGGGGACACCGTGGTGGTGTCCGGGGCGGCGGGCGGGGTGGGCTCGCTGGTGGTGCAGTTGCTGCGCGCGAAGGACGTGACCGTCATCGGCATCGCGGGCCCGGGCAACCATGCCTGGCTGCGATCCAAGGGCGTGATCCCGGTCGAGTACGGGGACGGGCTCGCCGACCGGCTGCGCGCGGCCGCGCCGGACGGGATCGACGCCTTCATCGACACCTACGGCGACGGTTACGTGGCGCTGGCGATCGAACTCGGGGTGCAGCCCGAGCGTATCGACACCATCATCGACTTCGCGGCCGTGGAGAAGTACGGGGTGAAGTCCGAGGGCAATGCGTTCGCCAACACCATCGACGTGGTCGCCGAATTGGCCGGGCTCGCCGCCACGGGCGCGCTCGAGATTCCTATTGCCGCAACCTATCCGCTGGATCGGGTGCGCGACGCTTACCGCGAGTTGGAGCGCGGGCACACGCACGGCAAGATCGTGCTGCACCCCTGA
- a CDS encoding sensor histidine kinase, whose translation MDVKTLIRRVQPRFSRALDRAAIVEPSEMGPWQRAWFGVFLAVVWAAVLISPIHEKFRHDVLAGALAATVMAILAVLIIVALTWFRRFGPDNFGPDNPAEQGPIDPRVWILIAGMVVCSLALVVLLGGVGVATILWVASVGVFVLPSRESGYMVVVTVGIIAIVALLQHLNGGELFICIVPIFMWIGREVGTRGQRLRELARAQRSELAVVEERNRVARDVHDILGHSLTIITVKTELAQRLMDIDPARARTEMADVERLAREALAGVRDTVGGLREMSLSRELANARTALHAAGVEAEIPADPGLPSERGVVLGWVLREAVTNVVRHSAARHCTVLVSESGIEISDDGIGLGADTEFGSGLSGLRERVRAAGGALTVGRAADGGLRIAATFPETRRLS comes from the coding sequence GTGGATGTGAAGACACTGATCAGGAGGGTGCAGCCGCGGTTCTCGCGGGCGCTCGATCGCGCCGCGATCGTGGAACCGTCGGAGATGGGGCCATGGCAGCGGGCGTGGTTCGGTGTGTTCCTCGCTGTGGTCTGGGCGGCGGTTCTGATCAGTCCGATTCACGAGAAATTCCGGCACGATGTGCTCGCGGGTGCCCTGGCGGCCACGGTTATGGCGATTCTCGCCGTGTTGATCATCGTGGCCCTGACCTGGTTCCGCCGGTTCGGCCCGGATAATTTCGGCCCGGACAATCCGGCCGAGCAGGGACCGATCGATCCCCGGGTCTGGATATTGATCGCGGGCATGGTGGTGTGCAGCCTGGCGCTGGTGGTCCTGCTGGGTGGAGTCGGCGTGGCGACCATCCTGTGGGTGGCGTCGGTGGGGGTGTTCGTTCTGCCGAGCCGCGAATCCGGATACATGGTGGTCGTCACCGTGGGGATCATCGCGATCGTGGCGCTGCTACAGCACTTGAACGGCGGGGAGTTGTTCATATGTATCGTCCCGATCTTCATGTGGATCGGCCGTGAGGTCGGGACCCGCGGCCAGCGGTTGCGCGAGCTCGCCCGCGCCCAGCGCTCCGAGCTCGCCGTCGTCGAGGAACGCAACCGCGTCGCCCGCGATGTGCACGACATCCTCGGCCACTCGCTCACCATCATCACCGTGAAAACCGAACTGGCGCAGCGCCTTATGGACATCGACCCGGCCCGCGCCCGGACCGAGATGGCCGATGTGGAACGCCTCGCGCGCGAGGCCCTGGCCGGGGTGCGCGATACCGTCGGCGGCCTGCGCGAGATGTCGCTGTCCCGCGAACTCGCCAATGCGCGAACGGCATTGCACGCGGCCGGAGTCGAGGCCGAGATACCCGCCGACCCCGGCCTACCCTCCGAACGCGGCGTGGTGCTCGGCTGGGTGCTGCGCGAGGCGGTTACGAATGTGGTGCGGCACAGCGCCGCCCGGCACTGTACCGTGCTGGTGAGCGAGTCCGGCATCGAAATCAGCGACGACGGTATCGGATTGGGCGCGGACACCGAATTCGGTTCCGGCCTGAGCGGATTGCGCGAACGCGTGCGGGCCGCGGGCGGGGCACTGACGGTCGGCCGGGCGGCCGACGGCGGGTTGCGCATCGCCGCAACCTTTCCCGAGACGAGGAGGCTATCGTGA
- a CDS encoding glycine--tRNA ligase: protein MAPKSKVDTVANLAKRRGLVYPSGEIYGGTRSAWDYGPLGVELKENIKRQWWRAMVTGRDDVVGLDSSIILPRQVWVASGHVSVFNDPLVECLNCHKRHRQDHLQEAYAEKNKIDDPDSVAMELIGCPDCGTVGKWTEPRDFNMMLKTYLGPIESEEGLHYLRPETAQGIFVNFANVMTTARKKPPFGIAQIGKSFRNEITPGNFIFRTREFEQMEMEFFVKPGEDERWHQYWIDTRLAWYTDLGIDPENLRLYEHPKEKLSHYSTRTVDIEYRFHFQGGEWGELEGVANRTDFDLKTHSEHSGTELSFFDQNSGERYTPYVIEPAAGLTRSLMAFLIDAYSEDEAPNAKGVMEKRTVLKLDRRLAPVKAAVLPLSRNADLSPKAKDLAARLRRSWNVEFDDAGAIGRRYRRQDEIGTPFCITVDFDTLEDQAVTVRERDSMAQQRIALDQVEGYLAQRLIGA, encoded by the coding sequence GTGGCACCCAAGTCCAAGGTCGACACCGTCGCCAATCTCGCCAAGCGCCGGGGTCTGGTGTACCCCAGCGGCGAGATCTACGGAGGCACCCGGTCGGCGTGGGATTACGGTCCGCTGGGCGTCGAGCTCAAGGAGAACATCAAGCGCCAGTGGTGGCGGGCCATGGTCACCGGCCGCGACGACGTGGTGGGCCTGGACTCCTCGATCATCCTGCCGCGCCAGGTGTGGGTGGCCTCCGGCCACGTGAGCGTGTTCAACGATCCGCTGGTCGAATGCCTCAACTGCCACAAGCGCCACCGTCAGGACCACCTGCAGGAGGCGTACGCGGAGAAGAACAAGATCGACGATCCGGACAGCGTGGCGATGGAGCTCATCGGCTGCCCGGACTGCGGCACGGTCGGCAAGTGGACCGAGCCCCGCGACTTCAACATGATGCTCAAGACCTACCTCGGCCCGATCGAGTCCGAGGAGGGGCTGCACTACCTGCGGCCGGAGACCGCGCAGGGCATCTTCGTCAACTTCGCGAACGTGATGACCACCGCGCGCAAGAAGCCGCCGTTCGGTATCGCCCAGATCGGCAAGAGCTTCCGCAACGAGATCACCCCGGGCAACTTCATCTTCCGCACCCGCGAGTTCGAGCAGATGGAGATGGAGTTCTTCGTCAAGCCGGGCGAGGACGAGCGGTGGCACCAGTACTGGATCGACACCCGCCTGGCCTGGTACACCGACCTGGGCATCGATCCGGAGAACCTGCGGCTCTACGAGCACCCGAAGGAGAAGCTGTCGCACTACTCGACCCGCACGGTCGACATCGAGTACCGCTTCCACTTCCAGGGCGGCGAGTGGGGTGAGCTGGAGGGCGTCGCCAACCGCACCGACTTCGACCTGAAGACGCACTCCGAGCACTCGGGCACCGAGCTGAGCTTCTTCGATCAGAACTCGGGCGAGCGCTACACCCCGTACGTGATCGAGCCCGCGGCGGGTCTGACCCGCTCGCTCATGGCGTTCCTCATCGACGCCTACAGCGAGGACGAGGCGCCGAATGCCAAGGGCGTCATGGAGAAGCGCACGGTGCTGAAGCTGGACCGCCGCCTGGCCCCGGTGAAGGCGGCCGTGCTCCCGCTGTCGCGCAACGCCGATCTGTCGCCGAAGGCGAAGGACCTCGCCGCGCGGTTGCGCCGGAGCTGGAACGTGGAGTTCGACGACGCGGGCGCCATCGGCCGCCGCTACCGCCGCCAGGACGAGATCGGCACCCCGTTCTGCATTACCGTCGACTTCGACACCCTCGAGGACCAGGCCGTGACCGTGCGCGAGCGAGATTCCATGGCGCAGCAGCGAATCGCGCTGGACCAGGTGGAAGGTTATCTGGCGCAGCGGCTTATCGGGGCCTGA
- a CDS encoding ArsR/SmtB family transcription factor → MTADSGVPARRSRVAVEAPTPIPHDPYPYRAPTAPIVPPRAILDGAGELLRALAAPVRIAIVLQLRESPRCVHELVDTLGVTQPLVSQHLRILKSAGVVRGERTGREVIYELVDDHLARIVVDAVAHAEEG, encoded by the coding sequence ATGACCGCCGACAGCGGTGTCCCCGCGCGTCGCAGCCGCGTCGCCGTGGAGGCGCCCACCCCGATCCCCCACGATCCGTATCCCTACCGCGCGCCCACCGCGCCGATCGTGCCGCCGCGCGCCATTCTGGACGGGGCGGGCGAGCTGCTGCGGGCGCTCGCGGCCCCGGTCCGGATCGCCATCGTGCTCCAGCTGCGCGAATCCCCGCGCTGCGTCCACGAACTGGTCGACACGCTGGGTGTCACGCAGCCGCTGGTCAGCCAGCATCTGCGCATTCTCAAGTCGGCGGGCGTGGTGCGCGGGGAGCGCACCGGCCGCGAGGTCATCTACGAACTGGTCGACGATCATCTGGCACGCATCGTCGTCGACGCCGTCGCACATGCCGAGGAAGGGTGA